The Patagioenas fasciata isolate bPatFas1 chromosome 3, bPatFas1.hap1, whole genome shotgun sequence genome contains a region encoding:
- the LOC139827666 gene encoding uncharacterized protein, which produces MKSSRGPQVHAAVPVARCAGGWGLSGAAAPSPVPAQPWVTGQPLCVTVMSPVHHKCGPYLSGFWGGSGVTSTAREPVSKRASEMGKCVENTSEMERKAKAQRPQRRFRRCVRNMRDWQLILLIFIFFLTVWILCNILLPRIITSLGSMGVSIYMARRASNIKAKGTCVRKSAQSRRGTDLMGKQPRPRAAPGKTAAPGQGSPSQPEPCESKEVSAESSRSGQCIPQQGELWTSSCSGEAASARELLQETENKGPRGCSLADSSSELPRNRHSIDNMEELSRSLMDSLDIISICYDLMEELKEASRNSRTPVLHKSTSREYLVCLQCRRCLTSSCPHCSEPKEQQDLLVLVVILHRLDMMMVKGKLVEMDLELKFELVVCGETVYTWERTQVLPEAAPEMSCKDCDRSLPTSSKCLKVPHPVLRTPQGQMGLDGQDTRAASEQQLWTKRSGAGSADLQPAGQGASLHSAVPMQPRSPGDSETSQVSCPILSTQGTPEGQAGLGEKDRRAAPDLQPAGQGDSLPGAVTKYPWPPWAQPLSRAALERLRRAGLEPLPPVWFKDLGPALSLQRRIQHSWDAAEWERMVRLDLQRRADALARTTEVVV; this is translated from the exons ATGAAGAGCTCTCGAGGCCCCCAGGTCCATGCAGCCGTCCCAGTGGCTCGTTGTGCCGGGGGGTGGGGGCTCTCTGGGGCGGCTGCACCATCCCCtgtgccagctcagccctgggtcaCCGGGCAGCCCTTgtgtgtcactgtgatgtcaccggTGCATCACAAATGTGGCCCCTATTTAAGTGGGTTTTGGGGAGGCTCAGGTGTCACTTCGACTGCACGCGAGCCAGTGAGCAAGCGAGCAAGCGAGATGGGCAAGTGTGTGGAAAACACATCAgagatggaaagaaaagcaaaggcgcAG AGACCCCAGAGGAGATTCAGGCGCTGCGTCAGGAACATGAGGGATTGGCAGCTGATCCTGCTGATCTTCATCTTCTTCCTGACTGTCTGGATCCTCTGCAACATCCTGCTGCCCCGCATCATCACCTCGCTGGGCAGCATGGGTGTGAGCATCTACATGGCCCGTCGGGCCAGCAACATCAAGGCCAAG GGCACCTGTGTGAGGAAGAGCGCCCAGAGCAGAAGAGGGACGGACCTCATGGGGAAGCAGCCCCGTCCCAGAGCTGCCCCGGGCAAGACTGCGGCTCCCGGCCAAGGGAGCCCATCGCAACCAGAGCCCTGTGAAAGCAAGGAGGTGTCTGCAGAGAGCTCCAGGTCTGG CCAGTGCATTCCCCAGCAAGGAGAATTGTGGACAAGCAGCTGCAGTGGGGAAGCAGCCTCTGCAAGGGAGCTCCTCCAGGAGACAGAAAACAAGGGTCCACGTGGATGTTCCCTTGCTGACAGCAGCTCCGAGCTCCCGAGGAACCGGCACTCCATCGACAACATGGAGGAGCTCAGCAGATCCCTGATGGACTCCCTGGACATCATCTCAATCTGCTATGACCTGATGGAGGAGCTGAAGGAAGCATCTCGGAATAGCAGGACTCCAGTCTTGCACAAATCCACAAGTAGAGAGTATCTGGTCTGCCTGCAGTGCCGTCGATGCCTCACGAGCAGCTGCCCGCACTGCAGCGAGCCCAAGGAACAACAGGACCTCCTCGTTCTGGTCGTCATCCTGCACAGATTGGACATGATGATGGTCAAGGGGAAACTGGTAGAGATGGATTTGGAGCTGAAATTTGAGCTGGTCGTCTGTGGGGAGACGGTCTACACATGGGAAAGAACGCAGGTGCTCCCTGAAGCTGCTCCCGAGATGAGCTGCAAGGACTGTGACCGTTCTCTGCCCACGAGCAGCAAGTGCTTGAAGGTCCCACATCCTGTCctcaggacaccacagggacagatgggactggATGGGCAGGACACAAGAGCTGCTTCTGAGCAGCAGCTTTGGACAAAACGCAGCGGTGCCGGCAGCGCAGACCTGCAGCCAGCTGGGCAGGGGGCGTCTCTCCACAGCGCAGTGCCCATGCAGCCCAGGAGTCCTGGGGACAGTGAGACCTCGCAGGTGTCGTGTCCCATCCTCAGCACCCAGGGGACACCAGAGGGACAGGCAGGACTGGGCGAGAAGGACAGAAGGGCTGCTCCAGACCTGCAGCCGGCTGGGCAAGGGGACTCTCTCCCCGGTGCGGTCACCAAATATCCCTGGCCCCCAtgggcacagcccctgtcccGTGCAGCCCTGGAGCGGCTgcgcagggctgggctggagccACTGCCCCCTGTGTGGTTCAAGGACCTGGGGCCGGCGCTCAGTCTGCAGCGGCGCATCCAGCACTCCTGGGATGCCGCGGAGTGGGAGCGGATGGTGCGGCTGGATCTCCAGCGCAGGGCTGACGCACTCGCACGCACCACGGAGGTGGTGGTGTGA